In one Desulfurobacteriaceae bacterium genomic region, the following are encoded:
- a CDS encoding PCRF domain-containing protein: MEKAIIERLEKIAQKFREIEESLGKPEVIADQKKFQALAREHKELQPVYETYMEYKKVKKGIEEALEIIESGDDELVELAKEEKKELEERLESLEEELKKLLIPKDP; the protein is encoded by the coding sequence ATGGAAAAGGCAATTATTGAAAGGCTTGAGAAAATAGCTCAGAAATTTAGGGAAATAGAAGAAAGCCTTGGAAAACCAGAAGTAATTGCTGATCAGAAAAAGTTTCAAGCTTTAGCAAGGGAACATAAAGAACTTCAGCCAGTATATGAAACATACATGGAGTATAAGAAAGTTAAGAAAGGTATAGAGGAAGCCTTAGAGATAATTGAGTCTGGAGATGATGAACTTGTAGAGCTTGCAAAAGAGGAAAAGAAGGAACTTGAGGAAAGGTTAGAAAGCCTTGAAGAAGAACTTAAAAAGCTGTTAATTCCTAAAGATCCA
- the proB gene encoding glutamate 5-kinase → MLSKVKRVVVKVGSQLLSSKDGIDREFIGELARQISVLLKNGREVVLVSSGAVLAGIKALKLNRKPFSLQEKQALSAIGQPYLMAEYRGAFRNFGIEIAQVLLTAEDLRSKERFINAKNTLNALIKLKTLPIVNENDTVSVEEIKIGDNDNLSAHVSVLFEADLLIMLTVTNGLFDKDPNKYPDAKQISVVENVEELKRICDFSGKSSFGTGGMWTKVEAAAKACKKGIPVVIAGGREDNVILRVLEGERVGTLFLPTKKLKAKTYRILYLMPPKGKLYIDEGAAKAIVENGKSLLPKGVKKIEGDFKKGDTVEVLDLSGNTLAKGIVRCDSKDLKQFKKACIHRDDLVILKEN, encoded by the coding sequence ATGTTAAGTAAAGTAAAAAGAGTTGTAGTAAAAGTTGGTTCTCAACTTTTATCGAGTAAAGACGGGATAGATAGAGAGTTTATAGGAGAACTTGCCCGCCAAATTTCGGTGCTTTTAAAAAATGGTAGAGAAGTTGTTCTGGTAAGTTCAGGAGCAGTTCTTGCCGGAATAAAGGCTCTAAAGCTAAATAGGAAACCGTTTTCTTTACAGGAAAAACAAGCTTTGTCTGCAATTGGCCAACCTTACCTTATGGCTGAATATAGAGGGGCCTTTAGAAATTTTGGAATAGAGATTGCTCAAGTTTTACTAACGGCAGAGGATTTAAGATCAAAAGAAAGGTTCATAAACGCCAAAAATACTCTAAACGCTCTTATAAAGTTAAAAACTCTTCCCATAGTAAATGAGAACGATACCGTTTCGGTAGAAGAGATAAAGATTGGGGATAACGATAATCTTTCCGCTCACGTTTCAGTCCTTTTTGAGGCTGACCTTTTAATAATGTTAACCGTTACCAATGGTCTTTTTGATAAAGACCCTAATAAATACCCCGACGCCAAACAGATCAGTGTAGTTGAAAATGTGGAAGAGTTGAAAAGGATCTGTGATTTCTCTGGGAAAAGCAGCTTTGGCACAGGTGGAATGTGGACAAAGGTGGAAGCTGCTGCAAAAGCGTGTAAAAAAGGAATTCCTGTCGTAATAGCTGGCGGTAGGGAAGATAATGTAATCTTGAGAGTTCTTGAAGGTGAGAGAGTTGGCACTTTATTCTTACCAACTAAGAAACTTAAGGCAAAAACTTATAGGATTCTTTATCTCATGCCTCCTAAGGGAAAGTTGTATATAGATGAAGGAGCTGCGAAAGCTATAGTTGAAAATGGAAAGAGTCTTCTTCCAAAGGGTGTGAAAAAAATAGAAGGAGATTTTAAAAAGGGGGATACTGTAGAGGTTTTAGATCTATCTGGAAACACATTAGCAAAAGGTATTGTTCGTTGTGATAGTAAGGATTTAAAACAGTTTAAAAAAGCCTGTATCCATAGAGATGACCTTGTAATCTTGAAAGAAAATTAA
- the obgE gene encoding GTPase ObgE: protein MAEFIDRAKIFVKGGDGGNGCVAFRREKFVPKGGPAGGDGGKGGDVVLVADRNVHTLLDFKYKRQYKAERGRHGEGNKRTGRSGEDLIIKVPVGTVVKDAETGEILGDLTEHGQRLVVAKGGRGGRGNAAFATPTRKAPDFAEPGEPGEERWIELELKLLADVGLVGFPNAGKSTFLSRISAARPEIADYPFTTLRPILGVTKVGDFSFVVADIPGLIEGAHAGKGLGHEFLRHVERTRLLLHLIDLTDLTRDPRDAFEKINKELELYSKDLLKKPQIVVGTKIDALSDRSKIDELKEYFVKKGYPFFAVSAVSGEGMDELMWFVAKKLKELEVEDVK, encoded by the coding sequence ATGGCTGAGTTTATAGATAGAGCGAAAATTTTCGTTAAAGGTGGTGATGGTGGAAACGGCTGCGTAGCGTTTAGACGGGAAAAGTTCGTTCCAAAGGGAGGACCAGCAGGAGGAGATGGAGGAAAAGGAGGAGATGTTGTTTTAGTAGCAGATAGAAACGTTCATACCCTTTTGGACTTTAAGTATAAGCGTCAGTATAAAGCCGAAAGGGGAAGACACGGCGAGGGAAACAAGAGAACGGGAAGAAGTGGAGAAGATTTGATAATAAAAGTCCCTGTTGGAACGGTTGTGAAAGATGCAGAAACTGGTGAAATCTTGGGAGATTTAACAGAGCACGGTCAAAGGCTTGTTGTTGCTAAGGGAGGAAGAGGAGGTAGAGGAAACGCTGCTTTTGCCACTCCTACAAGAAAGGCACCCGATTTTGCAGAACCGGGAGAACCGGGAGAAGAAAGGTGGATTGAACTTGAACTGAAACTTTTAGCAGACGTTGGACTGGTTGGTTTCCCGAATGCTGGAAAGTCAACTTTCCTTTCTAGGATTTCTGCAGCAAGACCCGAAATTGCAGATTACCCTTTTACAACTTTAAGACCGATTTTGGGAGTTACAAAAGTAGGTGATTTTTCTTTCGTTGTTGCAGATATCCCGGGGCTTATAGAAGGAGCTCACGCAGGAAAAGGTTTAGGACATGAATTCTTAAGGCATGTTGAAAGAACAAGGTTGCTTTTACACCTTATAGATTTAACAGATCTAACAAGAGATCCAAGAGACGCTTTTGAAAAGATAAATAAAGAGCTTGAGCTTTACTCCAAGGATCTTTTGAAAAAACCCCAAATAGTGGTTGGAACGAAAATTGATGCCTTATCCGATAGGAGTAAGATAGATGAACTAAAGGAATACTTTGTGAAAAAAGGTTATCCTTTCTTTGCCGTTTCTGCCGTTAGTGGTGAAGGTATGGATGAACTTATGTGGTTCGTTGCAAAGAAACTAAAAGAGTTGGAAGTGGAGGATGTTAAGTAA
- a CDS encoding tRNA1(Val) (adenine(37)-N6)-methyltransferase — MLFQKELYDVSSFLNEKTLFIQRKDGFRFGTDTFLLTDFVDLKGNEKIVDLGTGCGVIPILLLKKFPKITALGIDVLEENVKISIENAKLNQVEDRFSALHLNVKEVKRKLKSSQFDVVITNPPFIEVGKGNVAGNEHRAIARQEIKAKLEDFISAASYLLKNRGKLYILLPVQRFTDAIFLLREKKIEPKRLRFIQPEPEKPANLFLLEGRKGAGKGITVEPPLVVYKDAKKKIYTKEVEEKYQSFLN; from the coding sequence GTGCTATTTCAAAAAGAGCTCTACGACGTTTCATCCTTCTTAAATGAGAAAACCCTTTTCATCCAACGAAAAGACGGATTTAGATTTGGAACCGATACCTTTTTACTAACCGATTTTGTTGACTTGAAAGGAAATGAAAAAATAGTAGACCTTGGAACAGGTTGCGGAGTCATTCCTATCTTACTTCTAAAAAAGTTTCCCAAAATTACAGCGTTAGGAATAGATGTTTTAGAGGAAAACGTAAAAATTTCCATTGAGAATGCAAAATTAAACCAAGTAGAAGATAGATTTTCTGCTCTACATCTTAACGTTAAGGAAGTAAAAAGAAAGTTAAAGTCTTCACAATTTGATGTAGTTATAACAAATCCTCCATTTATAGAAGTTGGAAAAGGGAATGTGGCTGGTAATGAACATAGGGCTATTGCAAGGCAGGAGATAAAAGCAAAACTTGAGGACTTTATCAGTGCAGCCTCCTATCTTCTAAAGAACAGGGGAAAACTTTACATTCTGCTTCCTGTCCAAAGGTTTACTGATGCCATCTTTTTACTTAGAGAAAAGAAGATAGAACCTAAAAGACTAAGGTTTATTCAACCAGAACCAGAAAAACCTGCCAATCTCTTTTTGCTTGAAGGGCGAAAAGGAGCAGGGAAAGGAATTACAGTAGAACCACCGCTTGTGGTCTATAAAGATGCCAAGAAGAAAATTTACACAAAAGAGGTAGAAGAAAAGTACCAAAGTTTCCTTAATTAA
- a CDS encoding PHP domain-containing protein codes for MDSLLLQKVDLHSHSTKSDGTLPPKEVVKEAKEKGIKIFSLTDHDTVAGVKEAIEEGKRLDIKVIPGIEVTADTSFLGSGKREFHILGYYIDVDSKPIKELTEFFQNSRKKRNEELLGRLEELGFKISYDEMVENFGTNFGKPNIAKTLIDRGYFKEREEVLDFLSSLKVKREKLDYREITRLISEAGGFSIIAHPITLGISYKDLYSFLKIAREEKILGLEIFHYKHKPKDVLAFKEICESLQLFFTAGSDFHGDNKPCVDIGFLNVCLKDINFPVN; via the coding sequence ATGGATAGCCTTTTGCTGCAAAAAGTAGATCTCCACTCCCATTCTACAAAGTCTGATGGAACTTTACCTCCAAAAGAGGTGGTTAAAGAAGCGAAAGAAAAGGGAATAAAAATCTTTTCCTTGACCGACCATGATACAGTAGCCGGAGTAAAGGAAGCTATAGAAGAAGGGAAAAGACTGGATATTAAAGTTATTCCCGGTATAGAAGTAACTGCCGATACCTCCTTTTTAGGAAGTGGTAAGAGAGAGTTCCACATACTTGGATATTACATAGATGTTGATTCTAAACCTATAAAAGAACTTACCGAGTTTTTCCAAAATTCCCGAAAAAAAAGGAATGAAGAGCTCTTGGGAAGGCTCGAGGAACTTGGCTTTAAGATAAGTTATGATGAAATGGTGGAAAACTTTGGAACAAACTTTGGAAAGCCAAACATTGCAAAAACTCTAATAGATAGAGGTTACTTTAAAGAGAGAGAAGAGGTTTTGGATTTTCTTTCTTCTTTAAAAGTTAAAAGAGAGAAACTTGACTATAGGGAAATAACGAGATTAATAAGTGAAGCTGGCGGTTTTTCGATAATTGCTCATCCAATTACCTTAGGGATTTCTTACAAGGATCTATACTCTTTTTTAAAAATAGCAAGAGAAGAAAAAATTTTAGGGCTTGAGATTTTCCACTATAAGCATAAACCAAAAGATGTTCTGGCTTTTAAAGAAATTTGCGAAAGTTTACAACTTTTCTTTACGGCCGGTTCTGACTTTCACGGGGACAATAAACCTTGTGTGGATATTGGTTTCCTAAATGTTTGTCTAAAAGATATAAATTTCCCCGTTAATTAA
- a CDS encoding 50S ribosomal protein L11 methyltransferase, whose translation MKKYSVYEFKVPKEKFEAVEELLFSLDCMGTEILSENGEIHFKAYFEKDKEFPADLNLFVVGKTSLEEKNWLEEWKKYFKPTRVSEKIWVVPSWQKESFQVPESSIPIYIYPGQTFGTGTHETTKLVMRFMEKAVKGKESILDVGCGSGILSILAKKLGVKTVVGCDIQKESLDEVAFNSKLNGVDGIKVVIGSIDDVEGSFDVVVANIEKHLLEPLIPKISEKAKDLVILSGILKKQREEFLKTLERNNLKVFLEAGEGEWIAFCCKK comes from the coding sequence ATGAAAAAATATAGCGTTTACGAGTTTAAAGTTCCGAAGGAAAAGTTTGAAGCTGTTGAGGAGCTCCTTTTCTCTTTAGACTGTATGGGAACGGAAATACTTTCTGAAAATGGAGAAATTCATTTTAAAGCTTACTTTGAAAAAGATAAAGAGTTTCCAGCCGACTTAAATCTTTTTGTTGTAGGAAAAACTTCCTTAGAGGAAAAAAACTGGCTTGAAGAGTGGAAAAAATACTTTAAACCTACTAGAGTTAGCGAAAAAATTTGGGTAGTACCTTCTTGGCAAAAAGAAAGTTTCCAAGTTCCAGAAAGTTCTATTCCGATATACATTTACCCAGGGCAAACTTTTGGAACGGGAACCCACGAGACAACAAAACTTGTTATGAGATTTATGGAAAAAGCTGTAAAAGGGAAAGAATCCATCTTGGACGTTGGTTGTGGAAGTGGAATCTTATCCATTTTAGCAAAGAAGTTAGGTGTTAAAACGGTTGTAGGTTGCGATATTCAGAAAGAGTCGTTAGACGAGGTTGCTTTTAACAGTAAACTTAACGGTGTTGACGGAATAAAAGTGGTAATCGGTAGTATTGATGATGTAGAAGGTTCTTTTGATGTCGTTGTTGCAAATATAGAAAAGCATCTTCTAGAACCTTTAATTCCGAAAATCTCTGAGAAAGCAAAAGATTTGGTTATCTTGAGTGGAATTTTGAAAAAGCAAAGGGAAGAGTTTTTGAAAACTTTAGAAAGAAATAACCTCAAAGTTTTCCTTGAAGCAGGAGAAGGAGAATGGATAGCCTTTTGCTGCAAAAAGTAG
- the alr gene encoding alanine racemase: MLRWAEVYLGRLLHNFDEVKKLSGRKKIFAVVKANAYGHGSREISKFLERNTDVAGFSVATFEEGWELREAGIKREILVMASNLQEGYKEAIELNLTPVIFDFEDLKLVKELKIPFHVKVDTGMGRLGFLERDWDKLLLELKDSKLAGIMSHFCCADEDDEFTKKQLKKFFLFAKEIRKIKKNLKVHIDNSAAIAKKFDSLLTHVRVGLALYGLEPFKGYPANLKQIMEVKAKVISVKELPPSFPVSYSKTYITRNNERIAVISFGYADGFLRALSNKGEVLINGFRFPIRGRICMDMTVVSVDGKVKKGDIATISGEGLTFSELAEKAGTIPYEIMCDISQRVKRIYHEKI, translated from the coding sequence ATGCTTAGATGGGCTGAAGTATATTTGGGAAGGCTTCTTCATAACTTTGATGAAGTGAAGAAACTTTCAGGAAGAAAAAAAATTTTTGCAGTTGTTAAGGCAAATGCTTACGGACACGGAAGTAGGGAAATTTCTAAGTTTTTAGAAAGAAATACGGACGTTGCTGGCTTTTCAGTAGCTACTTTTGAGGAAGGATGGGAACTAAGGGAAGCAGGAATAAAGAGAGAAATACTTGTTATGGCGTCAAACCTCCAAGAAGGTTATAAAGAAGCAATAGAGCTAAATCTAACTCCGGTGATATTTGACTTTGAGGACTTGAAACTTGTAAAGGAGCTGAAGATTCCTTTCCACGTGAAAGTAGATACTGGAATGGGAAGACTCGGATTTTTGGAAAGAGATTGGGATAAACTTCTTTTGGAATTAAAAGACTCTAAACTAGCAGGAATTATGAGCCACTTTTGTTGTGCTGATGAAGATGATGAGTTCACAAAAAAACAACTTAAAAAGTTCTTTCTTTTTGCTAAAGAGATAAGAAAGATAAAGAAAAACTTAAAAGTTCATATAGACAACAGTGCTGCGATTGCTAAAAAATTTGATTCACTTTTAACTCACGTGCGAGTAGGGCTTGCACTTTACGGCTTGGAACCCTTTAAAGGTTATCCTGCAAACCTTAAACAGATAATGGAAGTAAAAGCAAAGGTAATAAGTGTAAAGGAACTTCCTCCAAGCTTTCCAGTTTCCTACTCTAAAACTTACATAACAAGGAATAATGAAAGGATTGCTGTTATTAGTTTTGGATATGCTGATGGTTTTTTACGGGCACTATCAAACAAAGGAGAGGTTTTGATAAACGGTTTCCGTTTCCCGATAAGAGGAAGAATCTGTATGGACATGACTGTTGTTTCTGTAGATGGAAAAGTTAAAAAGGGAGATATTGCAACCATAAGCGGAGAAGGATTAACTTTTAGCGAACTTGCTGAAAAAGCAGGGACTATTCCTTACGAAATAATGTGTGATATAAGCCAAAGAGTGAAGAGGATATATCATGAAAAAATATAG
- the purH gene encoding bifunctional phosphoribosylaminoimidazolecarboxamide formyltransferase/IMP cyclohydrolase, with amino-acid sequence MKPTRAIISVSDKTGIVEFAKELQNLGVEIVSTGGTARLLKENGVLVREISDLTGFPEIMEGRVKTLHPKVHSGILAKRDNPEHIKAMKELGIERIDIVVVNLYPFRETVEKGANLDEIIENIDIGGPTMVRAAAKNYKYVAIVVDPKDYELVIKELKETGEISLKTRFYLARKAFNLTAHYDALISDYLFSIDEEGNPLTVKELRNPLTITFEKVQDLRYGENPHQRGAFYKEIFIKEPCVAKAKKLHGEKELSFNNIYDLDGALNLVLEFDEEEDGIACAIIKHSNPCGVALGKTPLEAYEKALKVDPVSAFGGIIAFNTKVDKEVAELITQRFYECIIAPDYDEEALEILKTKKNLRVMTTEGLSGLEGKGVDSPFDLRKVVGGLLVQDRDLITLDPEKVKVVTKREPTEREWKDLIFAFKVVKWVKSNSVVYAKDGVAIGIGVGQTSRVDSARCAAEKAKLMGLDTEDCVLASEAFFPFRDSVDEAAKVGVSAIIQPGGSIRDQEVIEAADEYGMAMVFTGIRHFRH; translated from the coding sequence GTGAAACCGACAAGGGCGATTATCTCCGTTTCCGATAAGACGGGAATTGTTGAGTTTGCTAAGGAACTTCAGAATCTTGGAGTTGAAATCGTTTCTACCGGTGGAACAGCAAGACTTTTAAAAGAAAACGGTGTCCTTGTCAGAGAAATTTCAGACCTTACAGGCTTTCCTGAAATAATGGAGGGAAGAGTAAAAACTCTTCATCCGAAAGTTCACAGTGGAATTTTGGCAAAAAGGGATAATCCTGAACATATAAAAGCTATGAAAGAGCTTGGAATAGAAAGAATAGACATTGTTGTCGTAAACCTTTATCCATTCAGAGAAACAGTGGAAAAAGGAGCAAACCTTGATGAAATAATAGAAAACATAGACATTGGCGGTCCCACAATGGTTAGAGCCGCTGCCAAAAATTATAAGTACGTTGCAATTGTGGTTGACCCAAAGGACTATGAACTTGTTATAAAAGAGCTTAAAGAAACCGGAGAAATATCCTTAAAAACTCGCTTCTATCTTGCAAGAAAAGCCTTCAACCTTACAGCTCACTATGATGCTCTAATATCAGACTATCTTTTCTCAATTGATGAAGAAGGAAATCCTTTAACTGTAAAAGAGCTAAGAAATCCTCTAACAATTACCTTTGAAAAAGTACAAGATCTTAGATATGGAGAAAACCCTCACCAAAGAGGAGCATTCTACAAAGAAATCTTCATAAAAGAACCTTGCGTTGCAAAAGCTAAGAAGTTACACGGGGAAAAAGAGCTCTCATTTAACAACATTTACGACCTTGATGGAGCATTAAACCTTGTTCTTGAATTTGACGAAGAAGAGGACGGTATTGCTTGTGCAATTATTAAACACTCAAACCCTTGTGGTGTAGCCCTTGGTAAGACTCCTCTTGAGGCTTACGAAAAAGCTTTAAAGGTCGACCCTGTTTCAGCTTTTGGTGGAATTATTGCTTTTAATACAAAGGTAGATAAAGAGGTAGCTGAGCTAATTACTCAAAGATTTTATGAGTGCATAATAGCTCCAGATTACGATGAAGAAGCTTTAGAAATTTTAAAGACAAAGAAAAACCTCAGAGTAATGACAACAGAAGGATTAAGTGGCTTAGAAGGAAAAGGAGTTGATTCTCCATTTGACCTTAGAAAAGTTGTTGGAGGTCTTCTCGTTCAGGATAGAGATCTAATCACACTTGATCCAGAAAAAGTAAAAGTGGTTACAAAGAGAGAACCAACTGAAAGAGAATGGAAAGATTTAATCTTTGCATTTAAAGTTGTTAAGTGGGTAAAATCCAACAGCGTCGTTTACGCGAAAGACGGTGTGGCAATTGGTATTGGTGTAGGACAAACATCAAGGGTAGATTCTGCCCGCTGTGCTGCTGAAAAAGCTAAGCTTATGGGACTTGACACAGAAGATTGTGTTCTTGCTTCCGAAGCTTTCTTCCCATTTAGAGACAGCGTGGACGAAGCGGCTAAAGTAGGAGTAAGTGCTATTATTCAACCGGGAGGTTCTATTAGAGACCAAGAGGTAATAGAAGCTGCCGATGAATACGGAATGGCAATGGTGTTTACAGGGATTAGACACTTTAGACACTAA
- the pstS gene encoding phosphate ABC transporter substrate-binding protein PstS, with the protein MIGKKEKKFLALALPVALALVGCGGKDDKEASKADKTAETKKITINGAGATFPYPVYVNWAKDYEKATGVKVNYQGIGSGGGIKQVSERIVDFGGTDKMLSPKELSKRNLYQFPAVIGSIVVVYNLPGVGDGEVRLSNKTACDIFMGKVKYWDDKEIKADNPNLKLPHQRITVVHRSEGSGTTWNFTYWLSEVCPEWKEKVGYGKVVNWPTGIGAKGNAGVTNYVKQTPGAIGYVEYAYKTQNKLKAAQLQTKEGNFVEPTEEAFKAAASYAKWTKGEHFYLKGNLLLQPGEKSWPLTAATMILLPKEKKEKNKLVIDFFDWAFKNGDATTTKLGYVPLPENVKEEIRNYWKETVLK; encoded by the coding sequence ATGATTGGAAAGAAAGAAAAAAAGTTTTTAGCACTTGCATTGCCAGTGGCTTTGGCTCTTGTGGGATGTGGAGGAAAAGACGATAAAGAAGCTTCTAAAGCTGATAAAACAGCTGAAACTAAGAAGATTACTATCAATGGGGCTGGAGCTACATTCCCTTATCCTGTTTATGTTAACTGGGCGAAAGATTACGAAAAAGCAACAGGTGTAAAAGTTAACTATCAAGGTATTGGTTCTGGTGGTGGAATTAAGCAGGTAAGCGAAAGGATTGTTGACTTTGGTGGAACGGACAAAATGCTTTCTCCAAAAGAACTCAGTAAGAGAAACCTTTATCAGTTTCCAGCAGTTATCGGTTCAATTGTTGTTGTTTACAATCTCCCCGGTGTTGGAGATGGAGAGGTAAGACTCTCAAACAAAACTGCTTGCGATATCTTTATGGGAAAGGTAAAGTACTGGGATGACAAAGAAATCAAGGCAGATAATCCAAACTTAAAATTACCACACCAAAGAATCACAGTTGTTCACAGATCTGAAGGTTCAGGAACAACTTGGAACTTTACATACTGGCTAAGCGAAGTTTGTCCTGAGTGGAAAGAGAAAGTTGGTTATGGAAAAGTTGTTAATTGGCCAACAGGTATTGGAGCTAAAGGAAACGCTGGAGTTACAAACTACGTAAAGCAAACACCAGGAGCTATTGGATACGTTGAATACGCTTACAAAACACAAAACAAACTTAAAGCTGCACAGCTTCAAACAAAAGAAGGAAACTTTGTTGAGCCTACAGAAGAAGCATTTAAAGCTGCTGCATCTTACGCTAAATGGACAAAAGGCGAGCACTTTTACTTAAAAGGAAACCTTCTTCTTCAGCCGGGAGAAAAAAGCTGGCCTTTAACAGCTGCTACAATGATTCTCCTTCCAAAAGAGAAGAAAGAAAAGAATAAGCTTGTAATTGACTTCTTTGACTGGGCATTCAAGAATGGAGATGCTACTACTACAAAACTTGGATATGTTCCACTTCCAGAAAACGTAAAAGAGGAAATCAGAAACTACTGGAAAGAAACTGTTTTGAAGTAG
- a CDS encoding HAMP domain-containing sensor histidine kinase, with product MNEILLKIQERTGNILFADQKGTLIGKYEKLWDIYPFPETIRAFEEAKKRGNSFFEAEVRGKFLRIKIFRIERNLYLVQVEDVSCEKTLEKKKKEIVSTISHEIKTPLTVIKGNAEYLLYYGNVEEKEIVEEILERVSKALSILSGLNKLISTEKRFREHNLRELILSSIKGLREVAQKKGLNLTLKLEDIVVPCERVLVEQMVRNLVDNAIKFTNKGYVNISLKKVEKEAILEVEDTGRGIEEELKPLIFEKYVKAVDSSGQGIGLSVVKEIVNYHGWKIEFKSEKQKGTKFLIRIPLS from the coding sequence TTGAATGAAATCTTGTTAAAAATTCAAGAAAGAACAGGAAATATTCTGTTTGCAGACCAGAAAGGGACTCTTATAGGAAAGTATGAAAAGTTATGGGACATATATCCTTTTCCTGAAACAATAAGGGCTTTTGAAGAAGCAAAAAAAAGAGGAAATTCCTTTTTTGAGGCAGAGGTTAGAGGAAAGTTTTTAAGAATAAAGATTTTTAGAATTGAAAGGAACCTCTACCTTGTCCAAGTGGAAGATGTAAGTTGTGAGAAAACTTTGGAGAAGAAGAAAAAGGAAATAGTTTCTACTATCTCCCATGAGATAAAAACCCCTTTAACGGTAATTAAGGGAAATGCAGAGTATCTTCTCTATTATGGAAACGTTGAAGAAAAAGAGATAGTAGAGGAAATATTGGAAAGGGTTTCTAAAGCGCTGTCTATTCTTTCAGGACTTAACAAACTTATCTCTACTGAAAAAAGATTTAGGGAACATAATCTAAGGGAATTGATACTTTCTTCTATAAAGGGTTTAAGAGAGGTAGCCCAGAAGAAAGGGTTAAACCTAACGTTAAAACTTGAAGATATTGTTGTTCCTTGTGAAAGAGTTCTTGTAGAGCAGATGGTTAGAAACTTGGTTGACAATGCAATAAAGTTTACAAATAAGGGTTATGTAAACATTTCTTTGAAGAAAGTTGAAAAAGAGGCTATTTTAGAAGTAGAGGATACAGGGAGGGGAATAGAAGAAGAACTTAAACCTTTGATTTTCGAGAAATATGTTAAGGCTGTAGATTCTTCTGGTCAGGGAATAGGTCTTTCTGTAGTTAAGGAAATCGTTAACTATCACGGTTGGAAAATAGAGTTTAAATCTGAAAAACAAAAAGGAACAAAGTTCCTTATAAGAATTCCACTTTCTTAA